One genomic window of Gallaecimonas sp. GXIMD4217 includes the following:
- a CDS encoding VCBS domain-containing protein: protein MEQKEQQISRKLDSDAVAGAGKESLGGAPLESGAQAFPEQAESQDGLAALSELEQIQSAIISGDDPTAELPAPEAGSTAPQGNEGGDFVSLSRSGAETLASAGYDSALNPPTSADAVTVANLDVTDAEPVIGNGIGNVVEDLQLVTGGTIAASDEDNLELAFVAGEQSNEFGTFTVNAAGEWSFVLDNDAEAVQALADGEEVVREFTVTLTDGSTTVVTVTIEGSDDLPVISSDAGAVEEDVTLSTGGELTATDVDNPDLAFVAGSQANEYGTFTVNAAGEWSFVLDNDAEAVQALAEGEEVVREFTVTLTDGSTTIVTVTITGSDDLPVISSDAGAVQEDVTLTTGGELTATDVDNPDLAFVAGEQSNEYGTFTVNAAGEWSFVLDNDAEAVQALAEGEEVVREFTVTLTDGSTTIVTVTITGSDDLPVISSDAGAVQEDVTLTTGGELTATDVDNPDLAFVAGEQSNEYGTFTVDENGVWSFVLDNDAEAVQALADGEEVVREFTVTLTDGSTTVVTVTIEGSDDLPVISNGAGAVEEDVTLSTGGELTATDVDNPDLAFVVGEQANEYGTFTVDENGVWSFVLDNDAEAVQALAEGEEVVREFTVTLTDGSTTVVTVTIEGSDDAPVISSDAGAVQEDVTLTTGGELTATDVDNPELAFVVGEQANEYGTFTVDENGVWSFVLDNDAEAVQALAEGEEVVREFTVTLTDGSTTVVTVTIEGSDDAPVISSDAGAVQEDVTLTTGGELTATDVDNPELAFVAGEQSNEYGTFSVDENGVWSFVLDNDAEAVQALAEGEEVVREFTVTLSDGSTTIVTVTITGSDDAPVISSDAGAVQEDVTLTTGGELTATDVDNPELAFVAGEQSNEYGTFSVDENGVWSFVLDNDAEAVQALAEGEEVVREFTVTLNDGSTTVVTVTIEGSDDLPVISSDAGAVEEDVTLTTGGELTATDVDNPELAFVAGEQSNEYGTFTVDENGVWSFVLDNDAEAVQALAEGEEVVREFTVTLTDGSTTVVTVTIEGSDDLPVISSDAGAVQEDVTLTTGGELTATDVDNPDLAFVAGEQANEYGTFSVDENGVWSFVLDNDAEAVQALAEGEEVVREFTVTLSDGSTTIVTVTIEGSDDLPVISSDAGAVEEDVTLSTGGELTATDVDNPDLAFVAGEQSNEYGTFTVDENGVWSFVLDNDAEAVQALAEGEEVVREFTVTLNDGSTTVVTVTITGSDDAPVISSDAGAVEEDVTLTTGGELTATDVDNPDLAFVAGEQANEYGTFTVDENGVWSFVLDNDAEAVQALAEGEEVVREFTVTLNDGSTTVVTVTISGSDDLPVISSDAGAVEEDVTLSTGGELTATDVDNPDLAFVAGEQTNEYGTFTVDENGVWSFALDNDAEAVQALAEGEEVVREFTVTLTDGSTTVVTVTIEGSDDLPVISSDAGAVEEDVTLTTGGELTATDVDNPELAFVAGEQSNEYGTFTVDENGVWSFVLDNDAEAVQALAEGEEVVREFTVTLTDGSTTVVTVTIEGSDDLPVISSDAGAVQEDVTLTTGGELTATDVDNPDLAFVAGEQSNEYGTFTVDENGVWSFVLDNDAEAVQALAEGEEVVREFTVTLTDGSTTIVIVTITGSDDLPVISNDAGAVQEDVTLSTGGELTATDVDNPDLAFVAGEQSNEYGTFSVDENGVWSFVLDNDAEAVQALAEGEEVVREFTVTLNDGSTTVVTVTISGSDDLPVISSDAGAVEEDVTLSTGGELTATDVDNPDLAFVAGEQSNEYGTFSVDENGVWSFVLDNDAEAVQALAEGEEVVREFTVTLTDGSTTVVTVTIEGSDDLPVISSDAGAVQEDVTLTTGGELTATDVDNPDLAFVAGEQSNEYGTFTVDENGVWSFVLDNDAEAVQALAEGEEVVREFTVTLTDGSTTVVTVTITGSGELTGGDAVILNLDEAQTRDGSTGSEVATLAFTAGGEAITGFAFGDTSGIQIQGLNGQLTWTQDGDGNLIGSLNGTDLIKLSLAGGAIAAGDAGSVAVTAQLLDNLPHDASVDNLTISGIKVVASEADGDSAEGTVTVHVADDQVVADAQDLQGSNAPGTYTGTLDTQGADDNYSADLSGNVSGWNGTDVTFADSGETSGGLTIYYHVDPANPGVLIAYTNSSENPGPYTGNGNQSVVFELTADPNSDSYQLNMVGTIDVVVERTIAQLGDGPNSPVQERYVDDQGNVTDAPNDNLVFTLHGRDSSGSLKVNGKNGGYGVDNPIVGGQHNADEVLTIDFQQDVASAAIYMTTTGNGTASCHYKAYGTRADGSFGLLGEGDIQNGDVIGDIGAISYIELTSNSKEGFSFTGTSLGVIESIAGDVQLNFDVAVTDSDGDTSSDSFVVDLQASEPVAPEALSSLVSLGVDEAILYRSGSEQDLDTLSFKAGSEAINAFAFGDTDAIQVAGTNASVHWQLNDQGELVGTLQGREAIKLSLDWDDIAAGSEGEVQVKAELLDAFPHNIDVNELSISGIKVVAADRTGATAESEVEVTVIDDVRAQANDDTGNVLNVQMPAINLAIALDTSGSMEGRRLADAKAAVKAMLASYAELGTQVTVAFYEFWEGPSYKGEFSFSASSDGDYIELLEVIDALYSGGGTSYSVLDAMDAWLSAQDASDAITKAYFISDGNPGSDHGTELDQYLANWSAFLAEHPEVAAHAIGIGNGISDTYLDQIDSSGDAIMLADSGDLSQTLQDLVPQVAVEGNVLANDDLGADGADHISQVGYGDQSFKVLANGNLVISGQGDASGSYDADSQQLTIVTGHGTLSLFLGGEQLGEFRYVSNGDSVVTEDVQEVFQYQLVDGDGDASSANLVVTLTSGGDDANWFPSSFAGVDLAQQSSAPAPEAMLSEDNELELLLPSSPVPSALGSEAQGGGGSELTDGIELLVAPQSGAGAPGAMDLAMLVPQDEHII, encoded by the coding sequence ATGGAACAGAAGGAACAACAAATCAGCAGGAAGCTGGACTCTGATGCGGTTGCAGGTGCCGGCAAGGAGTCTCTGGGCGGCGCACCCCTTGAGAGCGGGGCCCAGGCTTTCCCTGAACAGGCCGAGAGCCAGGACGGCCTGGCTGCTCTGAGCGAGCTGGAGCAGATCCAAAGTGCCATCATTTCGGGCGACGACCCCACTGCCGAATTGCCGGCCCCCGAAGCAGGTAGCACCGCCCCCCAAGGCAATGAGGGCGGCGACTTTGTCAGCCTGTCCCGCAGTGGCGCCGAAACCCTGGCCAGCGCCGGTTACGACTCCGCCCTGAATCCTCCAACAAGCGCTGACGCGGTGACCGTTGCCAACCTGGACGTGACCGATGCCGAGCCCGTCATCGGTAATGGGATCGGTAACGTTGTCGAAGATCTTCAACTCGTCACCGGTGGCACCATAGCCGCCAGCGATGAGGACAACCTGGAACTGGCCTTTGTGGCCGGCGAGCAAAGCAACGAGTTCGGCACCTTCACCGTCAACGCAGCTGGTGAGTGGAGCTTTGTGCTGGATAACGACGCCGAGGCGGTGCAGGCCCTGGCCGACGGCGAAGAGGTGGTGCGCGAGTTCACCGTCACCCTCACCGACGGCTCCACTACTGTCGTGACCGTTACCATCGAAGGCAGCGACGATCTGCCGGTCATTTCCAGCGACGCTGGCGCCGTTGAGGAAGACGTCACCCTGAGCACAGGCGGTGAGCTTACCGCCACCGATGTGGACAACCCGGATCTGGCCTTTGTGGCAGGCTCCCAGGCCAACGAATACGGCACCTTCACCGTCAACGCCGCTGGTGAGTGGAGCTTTGTGCTGGATAACGACGCCGAGGCGGTGCAGGCCCTGGCCGAGGGCGAAGAGGTGGTGCGCGAGTTCACCGTCACCCTCACCGATGGCTCCACCACTATCGTTACCGTCACCATCACCGGCTCCGACGATCTGCCGGTGATCTCCAGCGATGCCGGCGCCGTCCAGGAAGACGTCACCCTCACTACCGGCGGTGAGCTTACCGCCACCGATGTGGACAACCCGGATCTGGCCTTTGTGGCCGGCGAGCAAAGCAACGAATACGGCACCTTCACCGTCAACGCCGCTGGTGAGTGGAGCTTTGTGCTGGATAACGACGCCGAGGCGGTGCAGGCCCTGGCCGAGGGCGAAGAGGTGGTGCGCGAGTTCACCGTCACCCTCACCGATGGCTCCACCACTATCGTTACCGTCACCATCACCGGCTCCGACGATCTGCCGGTGATCTCCAGCGATGCCGGCGCCGTCCAGGAAGACGTCACCCTCACTACCGGCGGTGAGCTTACCGCCACCGATGTGGACAACCCGGATCTGGCCTTTGTGGCCGGCGAGCAAAGCAACGAATACGGCACCTTCACCGTCGACGAAAACGGCGTCTGGTCCTTCGTGCTGGATAACGACGCCGAGGCCGTGCAGGCCCTGGCCGACGGCGAAGAGGTGGTGCGCGAGTTCACCGTCACCCTCACCGACGGCTCCACCACCGTTGTTACCGTTACCATCGAAGGCAGCGACGATCTGCCGGTGATCAGCAACGGCGCCGGCGCCGTTGAGGAAGACGTCACCCTGAGCACAGGCGGTGAGCTTACCGCCACCGACGTCGACAACCCGGATCTGGCCTTTGTGGTCGGCGAGCAAGCCAACGAATACGGCACCTTCACCGTCGATGAGAACGGCGTCTGGTCCTTCGTGCTGGATAACGACGCCGAAGCGGTGCAGGCCCTGGCCGAGGGTGAAGAGGTGGTGCGCGAGTTCACCGTCACCCTCACCGATGGCTCCACCACCGTCGTTACCGTCACCATCGAAGGCAGCGACGATGCGCCTGTGATCTCCAGCGATGCCGGCGCCGTCCAGGAAGACGTCACCCTCACTACCGGTGGTGAGCTGACCGCCACCGACGTCGACAACCCGGAACTGGCCTTTGTGGTCGGCGAGCAAGCCAACGAATACGGCACCTTCACCGTCGATGAGAACGGCGTCTGGTCCTTCGTGCTGGATAACGACGCCGAAGCGGTGCAGGCCCTGGCCGAGGGTGAAGAGGTGGTGCGCGAGTTCACCGTCACCCTCACCGATGGCTCCACCACCGTCGTTACCGTCACCATCGAAGGCAGCGACGATGCGCCTGTGATCTCCAGCGATGCCGGCGCCGTCCAGGAAGACGTCACCCTCACTACCGGTGGTGAGCTGACCGCCACCGACGTCGACAACCCGGAACTGGCCTTTGTGGCCGGCGAGCAGAGCAACGAGTACGGCACCTTTAGCGTCGATGAAAACGGCGTCTGGAGCTTTGTGCTGGATAATGACGCCGAGGCCGTGCAGGCCCTGGCCGAGGGTGAAGAGGTGGTGCGCGAGTTCACCGTTACCCTGAGCGACGGCTCCACCACCATCGTTACCGTCACCATCACCGGCAGTGACGACGCCCCTGTCATTTCCAGCGACGCCGGCGCCGTCCAGGAAGACGTCACCCTCACTACCGGTGGTGAGCTGACCGCCACCGACGTCGACAACCCGGAACTGGCCTTTGTGGCCGGCGAGCAGAGCAACGAGTACGGCACCTTTAGCGTCGATGAAAACGGCGTCTGGAGCTTTGTGCTGGATAATGACGCCGAGGCCGTGCAGGCCCTGGCCGAGGGTGAAGAGGTGGTGCGCGAGTTCACCGTTACTCTGAACGATGGCTCCACCACAGTCGTTACCGTTACCATCGAAGGCAGTGACGATCTGCCGGTCATTTCCAGCGATGCCGGCGCCGTTGAGGAAGACGTCACCCTCACTACCGGTGGTGAGCTTACCGCCACCGATGTGGACAACCCGGAGCTGGCCTTTGTGGCCGGCGAGCAAAGCAACGAATACGGTACCTTCACCGTCGACGAGAACGGCGTCTGGTCCTTCGTGCTGGATAACGACGCCGAGGCGGTGCAGGCCCTGGCCGAGGGTGAAGAGGTGGTGCGCGAGTTCACCGTCACCCTCACCGACGGCTCCACCACCGTTGTTACCGTTACCATCGAAGGCAGTGACGATCTGCCGGTCATTTCCAGCGATGCCGGCGCCGTTCAGGAAGACGTCACCCTCACTACCGGTGGTGAGCTTACCGCCACCGATGTGGACAACCCGGATCTGGCCTTTGTGGCAGGCGAGCAAGCCAACGAATACGGCACCTTTAGCGTCGATGAAAACGGCGTCTGGAGCTTTGTGCTGGATAACGACGCCGAGGCCGTGCAGGCCCTGGCCGAGGGTGAAGAGGTGGTGCGCGAGTTCACCGTTACCCTGAGCGACGGCTCCACCACCATCGTTACCGTCACCATCGAAGGCAGTGACGATCTGCCGGTCATTTCCAGCGATGCCGGCGCCGTTGAGGAAGACGTCACCCTGAGCACGGGCGGTGAGCTGACCGCCACCGATGTGGACAACCCGGATCTGGCCTTTGTGGCCGGCGAGCAGAGCAACGAATACGGCACCTTCACCGTCGACGAGAACGGCGTCTGGTCCTTCGTGCTGGATAACGACGCCGAAGCGGTCCAGGCCCTGGCCGAGGGCGAAGAGGTGGTGCGCGAGTTCACCGTTACTCTGAACGATGGCTCCACCACCGTCGTTACCGTCACCATCACCGGCAGCGACGACGCCCCTGTCATTTCCAGCGACGCCGGCGCCGTTGAGGAAGACGTCACCCTCACTACCGGTGGTGAGCTTACCGCCACCGATGTGGACAACCCGGATCTGGCCTTTGTGGCAGGCGAGCAAGCCAACGAATACGGCACCTTCACCGTCGACGAGAACGGTGTCTGGTCCTTCGTGCTGGATAACGACGCCGAGGCCGTGCAGGCCCTGGCCGAGGGTGAAGAGGTGGTGCGCGAGTTCACCGTTACTCTGAACGATGGCTCCACCACCGTCGTTACCGTCACCATCAGCGGTAGCGATGATCTGCCGGTGATCTCCAGCGACGCCGGCGCCGTTGAGGAAGACGTCACCCTGAGCACGGGCGGTGAGCTTACCGCCACCGACGTGGACAACCCTGATCTGGCCTTTGTGGCCGGCGAGCAAACCAACGAATACGGTACCTTCACCGTCGACGAGAACGGCGTCTGGTCCTTCGCGCTGGATAACGACGCCGAGGCGGTGCAGGCCCTGGCCGAGGGCGAAGAGGTGGTTCGTGAGTTCACCGTCACCCTCACCGACGGCTCCACCACAGTCGTTACCGTTACCATCGAAGGCAGTGACGATCTGCCGGTCATTTCCAGCGATGCCGGCGCCGTTGAGGAAGACGTCACCCTCACTACCGGTGGTGAGCTTACCGCCACCGATGTGGACAACCCGGAGCTGGCCTTTGTGGCCGGCGAGCAAAGCAACGAATACGGTACCTTCACCGTCGACGAGAACGGCGTCTGGTCCTTCGTGCTGGATAACGACGCCGAGGCGGTGCAGGCCCTGGCCGAGGGTGAAGAGGTGGTGCGCGAGTTCACCGTCACCCTCACCGACGGCTCCACCACCGTTGTTACCGTTACCATCGAAGGCAGTGACGATCTGCCGGTCATTTCCAGCGATGCCGGCGCCGTTCAGGAAGACGTCACCCTCACTACCGGTGGTGAGCTGACCGCCACCGATGTGGACAACCCGGATCTGGCCTTTGTGGCAGGCGAGCAGAGCAACGAGTACGGCACCTTCACCGTCGATGAGAACGGCGTCTGGTCCTTCGTGCTGGATAACGACGCCGAGGCGGTGCAGGCCCTGGCCGAGGGTGAAGAGGTGGTACGTGAGTTCACCGTTACCCTCACCGACGGCTCCACCACCATCGTTATCGTCACCATCACCGGCAGCGACGATCTGCCGGTGATCAGCAACGATGCCGGCGCCGTCCAGGAAGACGTCACCCTGAGCACGGGCGGTGAGCTTACCGCCACCGATGTGGACAACCCGGATCTGGCCTTTGTGGCAGGCGAGCAGAGCAACGAGTACGGCACCTTCAGCGTCGATGAGAACGGCGTCTGGTCCTTTGTGCTGGATAACGACGCCGAGGCGGTGCAGGCCCTGGCCGAGGGTGAAGAGGTGGTGCGCGAGTTCACCGTTACTCTGAACGATGGCTCCACCACCGTCGTTACCGTCACCATCAGCGGTAGCGATGATCTGCCGGTGATCTCCAGCGACGCCGGCGCCGTTGAGGAAGACGTCACCCTGAGCACGGGCGGTGAGCTGACCGCCACCGATGTGGACAACCCGGATCTGGCCTTTGTGGCCGGCGAGCAGAGCAACGAGTACGGCACCTTCAGCGTCGATGAGAACGGCGTCTGGTCCTTCGTGCTGGATAACGACGCCGAGGCGGTGCAGGCCCTGGCCGAGGGTGAAGAGGTGGTACGTGAGTTCACCGTTACCCTCACCGACGGCTCCACCACTGTTGTTACCGTTACCATCGAAGGCAGTGACGATCTGCCGGTCATTTCCAGCGATGCCGGTGCCGTTCAGGAAGACGTCACCCTCACTACCGGTGGTGAGCTGACCGCCACCGATGTGGACAACCCGGATCTGGCCTTTGTGGCAGGCGAGCAGAGCAACGAGTACGGCACCTTCACCGTCGATGAGAACGGCGTCTGGTCCTTCGTGCTGGATAACGACGCCGAGGCGGTGCAGGCCCTGGCCGAGGGTGAAGAGGTGGTACGTGAGTTCACCGTTACCCTCACCGACGGCTCCACCACCGTTGTTACCGTCACCATCACCGGCAGCGGCGAACTTACCGGCGGAGATGCGGTGATACTGAACCTGGACGAGGCCCAAACCCGAGATGGCAGCACCGGCAGCGAAGTTGCCACCCTGGCCTTTACCGCCGGGGGAGAGGCCATTACCGGCTTTGCCTTTGGCGACACCAGTGGCATCCAGATCCAGGGCCTGAACGGCCAGCTGACCTGGACCCAGGACGGCGACGGTAACCTGATTGGCAGCTTGAACGGCACCGACCTTATCAAGCTGAGCCTGGCGGGCGGCGCCATCGCCGCCGGTGACGCGGGCAGCGTGGCCGTGACCGCCCAGTTGCTGGACAACCTGCCCCATGACGCCAGTGTCGACAACCTGACCATCAGCGGCATCAAGGTGGTGGCCAGCGAAGCAGACGGCGACAGCGCTGAAGGCACCGTCACCGTCCATGTGGCCGACGACCAGGTGGTGGCGGATGCCCAGGATCTGCAGGGCAGCAATGCCCCCGGCACTTACACCGGCACCCTGGATACCCAGGGCGCCGATGACAACTACAGTGCCGACCTGTCCGGCAACGTCAGCGGCTGGAACGGCACCGATGTGACCTTCGCCGACTCGGGGGAAACCTCCGGTGGCCTGACCATTTATTACCATGTGGATCCGGCCAACCCGGGTGTGCTGATCGCCTACACCAACAGCAGCGAAAATCCGGGGCCTTATACCGGCAACGGCAACCAGAGCGTCGTCTTTGAGTTAACGGCCGACCCCAACAGCGACAGCTATCAGCTGAACATGGTGGGCACCATTGACGTGGTGGTCGAGCGCACCATAGCCCAGCTTGGCGATGGCCCCAATTCGCCGGTGCAGGAGCGCTATGTGGATGACCAGGGCAATGTCACCGACGCACCTAACGATAACCTGGTCTTTACCCTCCATGGCCGTGACAGCAGCGGCTCTTTGAAGGTCAACGGCAAGAACGGCGGCTATGGTGTGGACAACCCCATAGTGGGTGGCCAACACAATGCCGACGAGGTTCTGACCATCGACTTCCAGCAGGACGTCGCCAGCGCCGCCATCTATATGACCACCACGGGCAATGGCACCGCCAGCTGCCATTACAAGGCCTATGGCACTCGGGCAGATGGCAGTTTTGGGCTGCTGGGCGAAGGGGATATCCAAAATGGCGATGTTATCGGTGATATTGGTGCCATCAGCTATATCGAGCTGACCTCCAACAGCAAGGAAGGCTTCAGCTTCACCGGCACCAGCCTGGGCGTCATCGAAAGCATCGCCGGTGACGTACAGCTGAACTTCGATGTCGCCGTCACCGACAGTGATGGTGATACCAGCAGCGACAGCTTCGTGGTCGATCTGCAGGCCAGCGAGCCGGTGGCGCCCGAGGCCCTGAGCAGCCTGGTATCCCTGGGTGTGGACGAAGCCATCCTCTATCGCAGCGGCAGCGAGCAGGACCTCGACACCCTCAGCTTCAAGGCCGGCAGCGAGGCCATCAACGCCTTTGCCTTTGGCGATACCGACGCCATCCAGGTCGCGGGCACCAATGCCAGCGTGCATTGGCAGCTCAATGACCAGGGCGAGCTGGTCGGCACCCTGCAGGGCCGGGAAGCCATCAAGCTGAGCCTGGACTGGGACGACATCGCCGCCGGCAGCGAAGGCGAGGTACAGGTCAAGGCAGAGCTGCTGGACGCCTTCCCCCACAACATCGACGTCAATGAACTGAGCATATCCGGCATCAAGGTAGTGGCGGCAGACCGCACCGGTGCCACCGCCGAGTCCGAGGTCGAGGTCACCGTCATCGACGACGTGCGCGCCCAGGCCAATGACGACACCGGCAATGTGCTCAACGTCCAGATGCCGGCCATCAACCTGGCCATCGCCCTGGACACCTCCGGCAGCATGGAAGGGCGGCGTCTGGCCGATGCCAAGGCGGCGGTCAAGGCCATGCTGGCCTCCTACGCCGAGCTGGGCACCCAGGTCACGGTGGCGTTCTACGAGTTCTGGGAAGGCCCTTCCTACAAAGGGGAGTTCAGCTTCAGCGCCAGCAGCGACGGCGATTACATCGAGCTGTTGGAGGTGATCGATGCCCTCTACTCCGGTGGTGGCACCAGCTATAGCGTGCTGGATGCCATGGACGCCTGGCTGAGCGCCCAGGATGCCAGCGATGCAATCACCAAGGCCTATTTCATCTCCGACGGCAACCCGGGATCTGATCACGGTACCGAACTGGACCAGTACCTGGCCAACTGGAGCGCCTTCCTGGCCGAGCATCCCGAGGTGGCCGCCCATGCCATAGGTATCGGCAACGGCATCTCCGACACCTACCTGGATCAGATCGACAGCAGCGGCGACGCCATCATGCTGGCCGACTCCGGCGACCTGAGCCAGACCCTGCAGGATCTGGTGCCCCAGGTGGCCGTCGAGGGTAACGTGCTCGCCAACGACGACCTGGGCGCCGACGGCGCCGACCACATCAGCCAGGTCGGTTACGGCGACCAGAGCTTCAAGGTGCTGGCCAACGGCAACCTGGTGATCAGTGGCCAGGGCGATGCCAGCGGCAGTTACGACGCCGACAGCCAGCAGCTGACCATCGTAACCGGTCACGGCACCCTGTCCCTGTTCCTGGGCGGCGAGCAGCTGGGCGAGTTCCGCTACGTCAGCAATGGCGACAGTGTCGTCACCGAGGATGTCCAGGAGGTGTTCCAGTACCAGCTGGTGGACGGTGATGGCGATGCCAGCTCCGCCAACCTGGTGGTGACCCTGACCTCGGGTGGCGACGACGCCAACTGGTTCCCCAGCAGCTTCGCCGGCGTGGATCTGGCCCAGCAGAGCAGTGCTCCGGCGCCCGAGGCTATGCTGAGTGAAGACAACGAACTGGAGCTGCTGCTGCCGTCCAGCCCGGTGCCGAGTGCCCTGGGCAGCGAAGCGCAGGGTGGTGGCGGCTCCGAGCTGACCGACGGCATCGAGCTGCTGGTCGCCCCACAAAGCGGAGCGGGCGCGCCTGGCGCGATGGATTTGGCTATGCTGGTGCCACAAGACGAGCACATCATCTAA
- the rplI gene encoding 50S ribosomal protein L9 yields the protein MNVILLDKIANLGGLGDQVTVKAGFARNFLIPQGKAVMATKANIEHFEARRAELEAKLADVLAAAEARAEKLAALEVVEIAAKAGDEGKLFGSIGTRDIAEAFSAAAGVEVAKSEVKLPHGALRTTGEFDIAVQLHSDVTVEVKLSVVAGE from the coding sequence ATGAACGTCATTCTGCTGGATAAAATCGCCAACCTGGGTGGCCTGGGTGATCAGGTAACCGTAAAAGCAGGTTTTGCCCGTAACTTCCTGATCCCGCAAGGCAAAGCGGTCATGGCCACCAAGGCCAACATCGAGCACTTCGAAGCTCGCCGCGCCGAGCTGGAAGCCAAGCTGGCCGACGTCCTGGCTGCTGCCGAGGCCCGCGCCGAGAAGCTGGCTGCCCTGGAAGTTGTTGAAATCGCCGCTAAAGCCGGTGACGAAGGCAAGCTGTTCGGCTCCATCGGTACCCGCGACATCGCTGAAGCCTTCAGCGCTGCTGCTGGTGTTGAAGTTGCCAAGTCCGAAGTCAAGCTGCCCCACGGTGCCCTGCGCACCACGGGTGAGTTCGACATCGCCGTGCAGCTGCACAGCGACGTGACTGTAGAAGTTAAGCTGAGCGTGGTTGCTGGCGAGTAA
- the rpsR gene encoding 30S ribosomal protein S18, which translates to MARFFRRRKFCRFTAENVQEIDYKDIATLKNYITESGKIVPSRITGTSAKYQRQLARAIKRARYLALLPYTDLHK; encoded by the coding sequence ATGGCACGTTTCTTCCGTCGTCGTAAGTTCTGCCGTTTCACTGCAGAAAACGTACAGGAAATCGACTACAAAGACATCGCAACTCTGAAGAACTACATCACAGAGAGCGGCAAGATCGTACCCAGCCGTATCACTGGCACCAGCGCCAAGTACCAGCGTCAGCTGGCTCGCGCCATCAAGCGTGCCCGTTACCTGGCTCTGCTGCCGTACACTGACCTGCACAAGTAA
- the priB gene encoding primosomal replication protein N, with product MQLTGQLVRAPRRSQSPAGVKHCQFWLEHRSEQVEAEMTRPAYCRIQVVASGDNLNQSTWGLTMGQVVTVTGFLVSHRSKEGNLVPVLHAQRIDLLN from the coding sequence GTGCAGTTGACCGGCCAGCTTGTCAGGGCGCCGCGGCGTAGCCAGAGCCCCGCAGGAGTGAAGCATTGCCAGTTTTGGCTTGAGCATCGCTCCGAACAAGTGGAAGCAGAGATGACACGTCCTGCTTATTGCCGGATCCAGGTGGTTGCCAGTGGCGACAACCTCAATCAAAGCACTTGGGGATTGACGATGGGCCAGGTGGTGACAGTGACCGGTTTTCTGGTCAGCCACCGCAGTAAAGAAGGGAACCTGGTTCCCGTGCTGCATGCCCAGCGCATAGACTTGTTGAATTAG
- the rpsF gene encoding 30S ribosomal protein S6, translated as MRHYEIVFMVHPDQSEQVPGMIERYTGSIKEAGGQIHRLEDWGRRQLAYPINKLHKAHYVLMNVEAEQGTVDELETVFRFNDAVLRYAIMRTKQAVTEVSPMAKAKEERRERRDDDRTEAKAEAKADAEAE; from the coding sequence ATGCGTCATTACGAGATCGTTTTCATGGTCCACCCGGACCAGAGCGAGCAGGTTCCTGGCATGATCGAGCGCTACACCGGCTCCATCAAAGAAGCTGGTGGTCAGATCCATCGCCTGGAAGACTGGGGTCGCCGTCAACTGGCTTATCCCATCAACAAGCTGCACAAAGCGCACTACGTTCTGATGAACGTTGAAGCCGAGCAGGGCACCGTTGACGAGCTGGAAACTGTTTTCCGCTTCAACGACGCCGTTCTGCGTTACGCCATCATGCGCACCAAGCAAGCCGTCACCGAAGTTTCTCCCATGGCCAAGGCCAAGGAAGAGCGCCGCGAGCGTCGTGACGACGATAGAACCGAAGCCAAAGCCGAAGCCAAAGCCGACGCCGAAGCCGAGTAA
- a CDS encoding DUF481 domain-containing protein, translated as MSKVVLFLLSAMPTLCWALVPPYYGKTDAEYRWDAEVELGLAASRGNTRNDAYNSRVKLGLDTDRTHQEATFSSNFARDKDTTSVERYRLELQSDAKLWPDHYLFIRGNQLFDRFGTYRSETSVAGGLGTSLISKRFTSLKFELGPGYRFLNADEDDGLEDKEEAILRSVLKYERRIHERTRFNASIELETGRENTIGMLDASFTNQLFGDLALKFGVNYRYTAEVDEDKANSDTLSSLNLLYTF; from the coding sequence ATGTCGAAAGTCGTCTTATTCCTGCTGTCCGCCATGCCCACATTGTGCTGGGCGCTGGTACCACCCTATTACGGCAAGACCGATGCCGAATACCGCTGGGATGCGGAAGTGGAGCTGGGCCTGGCGGCCTCCAGGGGCAACACCCGCAACGATGCCTACAACAGCAGGGTCAAGCTGGGCCTGGACACCGACCGCACCCACCAGGAGGCCACCTTTTCCTCCAACTTCGCCCGCGACAAGGACACCACCAGCGTCGAACGTTATCGCCTGGAGTTGCAGTCCGACGCCAAGCTGTGGCCCGATCACTACCTGTTCATTCGCGGCAATCAGCTCTTCGACCGCTTCGGCACCTACCGTTCGGAAACCTCGGTGGCGGGGGGGCTGGGTACCAGCCTGATCAGCAAGCGCTTCACCTCGCTGAAGTTCGAGCTGGGCCCGGGTTACCGTTTCCTCAACGCCGACGAAGACGATGGCCTGGAAGACAAGGAAGAAGCCATACTGCGTTCGGTGCTGAAATACGAGCGGCGCATCCATGAGCGGACCCGCTTCAACGCCTCCATCGAGCTGGAGACGGGCCGGGAGAACACCATCGGCATGCTGGATGCGTCATTCACCAACCAGCTGTTTGGCGATCTGGCGCTGAAATTCGGGGTGAACTACCGCTACACGGCGGAAGTAGACGAGGACAAGGCCAACTCCGACACCCTGTCCTCGCTGAACCTGCTCTACACCTTCTGA